From a region of the Leishmania major strain Friedlin complete genome, chromosome 32 genome:
- a CDS encoding putative RNA-binding protein: MAKGTVKRKATPSSLRKKKAQQRIRKQIRTKLQKKKPSWKTALAKVYTGGDTTLKDKKKDSRKRARSGEDDWDDEENTFNFKRDDVDEDGEVQSDVDEEKEERLNQRDPLETQLFLKNLPLDTSEEELMTYFKTHFSAVKRVLLVRNRASKTLSGTGFVHCGSAELAGKIFDYAQQNARELSAVGREDMKAQTGSLSHHQAKRLMHKMRTHSFVARDPFLTIRDTKFTVLRVLSRSDTQEAVSAQQKKKRTKVAADDPRNLYLLQEGLVLPGSAAAKGLHPRYLQMIEDDYAARKQQLTNSNYFVSKTRLSVRNLPRTMSENDMRRLFAEQARAYLKKHPEDTEKDKWGKYGPIRNVKLLKDTAGVSRGYGFIEFVNHNVAINTLRMLNNNPTVFGDQRRLMVSFAIENMSAVQKLQHMKELKRARLARGSSDGRASTVSSKAKKSL; the protein is encoded by the coding sequence ATGGCCAAGGGCACAGTAAAACGTAAGGCGACACCGTCGTCCCTGCGCAAAaagaaggcgcagcagcgcattcGCAAGCAGATACGCACCAAGCTGCAGAAGAAGAAGCCGAGCTGGAAGACAGCGCTTGCGAAGGTGTACACGGGCGGGGACACCACGCTGAAGGACAAGAAAAAGGATAGCCGCAAGCGCGCCCGTAGCGGTGAGGATGACTGGGATGACGAGGAGAACACTTTCAATTTCAAGCGCGacgacgtggacgaggacggcgaggTGCAAAGCGATGTCgacgaagagaaggaggagcggctgaaTCAGCGCGACCCGCTCGAGACGCAGTTATTTCTCAAGAACCTGCCACTCGATACAAGTGAGGAGGAGCTGATGACGTACTTCAAAACCCACTTCAGCGCCGTCAagcgtgtgctgctggtgcgcaaCCGTGCGAGCAAGACGCTCTCCGGTACCGGCTTCGTGCACTGCGGCtctgcggagctggcgggCAAGATCTTCGACTACGCCCAGCAGAACGCGCGTGAGTTGTCGGCGGTAGGACGCGAGGACATGAAGGCGCAGACCGGGAGCCTCTCTCATCACCAAGCAAAGCGGCTCATGCATAAGATGCGCACCCATTCCTTTGTTGCACGCGACCCGTTTCTCACGATACGCGACACCAAGTtcacggtgctgcgcgtgctaTCGAGATCGGACACTCAGGAGGCCGTGAGTGCACagcagaagaagaagcgcacaAAGGTGGCAGCAGACGATCCGCGCAACTTGTACCTCTTGCAGGAGGGTCTGGTGTTGCCAGGCTCCGCCGCAGCGAAGGGCCTGCACCCGCGCTACCTGCAGATGATCGAGGACGACTATGCCGCGCGTAAGCAGCAGCTGACTAACAGCAACTACTTTGTTAGCAAGACGCGTCTTAGTGTGCGCAATCTGCCGCGCACCATGTCAGAGAATGACATGCGCCGCCTCTTTGCTGAGCAGGCGCGAGCATACCTGAAGAAGCACCCCGAGGACACAGAAAAGGACAAATGGGGGAAGTACGGCCCCATCCGCAATGTGAAGCTGCTCAAGGACACGGCTGGCGTGTCGCGCGGGTACGGCTTCATTGAGTTTGTGAACCACAACGTAGCCATCAACACACTCCGCATGCTGAACAACAACCCGACGGTATTCGGCGATCAGCGGCGACTTATGGTCTCCTTCGCTATCGAGAACATGAGCGCAGTGCAGAAGCTCCAGCACAtgaaggagctgaagcgcgcACGCTTGGCTCGCGGGTCGAGCGACGGCCGCGCGTCGACCGTGTCGTCTAAGGCAAAGAAAAGCCTATAG
- a CDS encoding exonuclease-like protein has translation MCGVIEGLWTRGGRVFHRYVRPSDPRRISAAAAAVHGITWETVQNCSPWPVVARELVAYMALVGADAPVSASAQLEAAQLGGQRAVHLPPLVAHNASFDARFLEHHLRRCGYQIFWHPRYPLTCTRQWAQVAYPHLANNLDALCAFLSIDWAADRAANGHDALTDATLTALLFLQMCRRWMERFGRGE, from the coding sequence ATGTGCGGTGTCATCGAGGGACTGTGGACACGCGGGGGGCGAGTGTTCCACCGTTACGTGCGGCCCTCCGACCCCCGCCGCATctcggcagccgctgcagccgttCACGGAATCACGTGGGAGACGGTGCAGAACTGCTCCCCGTGGCCGGTGGTGGCACGTGAGTTGGTGGCCTACATGGCCCTTGTCGGAGCGGACGCTCCCGTTTCCGCGTCCGCGCAGTTGGAGGCTGCGCAGCTCGGCGGGCAACGCGCTGTTCACCTcccgccgctggtggcgcacAACGCGTCATTCGACGCGCGTTTCCTTGAGCATCacctgcggcggtgcggctaCCAAATATTCTGGCACCCTCGATACCCTCTGACGTGCACTCGGCAGTGGGCACAGGTGGCCTATCCGCACCTGGCGAACAACCTTGATGCTCTGTGCGCCTTTCTAAGCATCGATTGGGCGGCAGATCGAGCTGCCAATGGCCACGACGCTCTCACAGACGCGACCTTGACAGCACTGCTGTTTCTGCAAATGTGTCGTCGCTGGATGGAGCGGTTCGGTCGTGGCGAATAA
- a CDS encoding phosphatidate cytidylyltransferase-like protein, producing the protein MDGYRTPAGPPLQVGPARNRIGLTNIQMRTVTVCIIGPAVLAWSGYSERCATVLSFFATFMCGIEWSGVKRHLKVALLMSMDNTAMPKPQSPVPPLTMLVDLVARPPPPSPCIEGVPLCPEEYELPVAPISLYNVLKHLGWALLPLAAYSGEQVFLVTLELYFVVFVVVTLTAHNRLELKVEHAMKRLSQQLSSDSQDSSRGAPTAAAACKTEPDLPRTDDSVAKKERVAKAQRDYFLLMELHMIAERQPTEQFLDFCLDIFGIVWIAGISTPFFVYHITDVGVPWLSSTLIGNFANDIAALVVGRSLAILRERYGEIYDVTGEEPPATGAANQPRKRPLKEASGLVRMLLRSPHHLNRAISPNKSVEGAVAGVIINAFSFAGLMFWFYRGLFAAPAANVVDPAFQNVALWLLLGTIMGVLGVCGDLLQSLLKRAARVKDAGFIIPGHGGILDRVDGMLLVFPFMHCALRGIMSLSSDSGNRRSFFAA; encoded by the coding sequence ATGGACGGTTACAGAACGCCCGCGGGCCCCCCTTTGCAGGTGGGCCCGGCACGCAACCGTATCGGTCTCACCAATATTCAGATGCGGACGGTGACCGTCTGCATCATTGGCCCAGCTGTCCTCGCCTGGAGCGGCTATTcggagcgctgcgccacagTTCTCAGCTTCTTCGCCACGTTCATGTGCGGCATCGAGTGGAGCGGCGTTAAGCGCCACCTCAAGGTCGCACTGCTTATGTCAATGGATAATACAGCGATGCCCAAGCCTCAAtcgccggtgccgcctctCACAATGCTGGTCGACCTGGTCGctcgaccgccgccgccatcgccttGCATTGAAGGGGTGCCACTCTGCCCCGAAGAGTACGAACTGCCAGTGGCGCCCATCTCCCTCTACAATGTTCTGAAACACCTTGGgtgggcgctgctgccgcttgctGCATATAGTGGCGAGCAGGTTTTTCTTGTCACGCTCGAGCTCTActtcgtcgtcttcgtcgttgtgacgctgacggcgcatAATCGGCTGGAGCTCAAGGTGGAGCACGCGATGAAGCGGCTGAGCCAGCAGTTGTCCTCCGACTCGCAGGACAGCTCGCGTGGcgcccccaccgccgcggcagcatgCAAGACCGAGCCGGACCTGCCTCGGACGGACGATAGTgtggcgaagaaggagcgggTGGCCAAGGCACAGCGCGACTACTTTCTCTTGATGGAGCTGCACATGATCGCAGAGCGGCAGCCAACAGAGCAGTTCCTTGATTTTTGCCTTGATATCTTTGGCATCGTGTGGATTGCTGGCATCTCTACCCCGTTCTTTGTGTACCACATCACTGACGTCGGCGTGCCGTGGCTTTCCTCAACGTTGATCGGCAACTTCGCGAACGACATCGCCGCGCTGGTTGTGGGGCGCAGCCTCGCCATCCTGCGAGAGCGATACGGGGAGATCTACGATGTGACTGGCGAGGAGCCGCCAGCCACTGGGGCGGCGAACCAGCCGAGGAAGCGGCCGCTAAAGGAAGCGAGTGGGCTCGTGAGaatgctgctgcgcagtcCGCACCATCTTAACCGTGCCATTAGCCCGAACAAGTCAGTGGAGGGTGCCGTGGCAGGTGTGATTATTAATGCATTCAGCTTTGCCGGCCTCATGTTCTGGTTTTACCGGGGGCTGTttgctgcgccggcggcaaACGTTGTGGACCCAGCGTTCCAGAACGTTGCTCTGTGGCTACTCCTCGGCACCATCATGGGCGTGCTCGGCGTCTGCGGGGATCTACTACAGTCCCTGCTGAagcgtgctgcgcgcgtgaAGGATGCGGGCTTCATTATCCCAGGGCATGGTGGCATTCTGGATCGTGTGGACGGCATGTTGCTCGTTTTCCCGTTCATGCACTGTGCCCTGCGCGGCATCATGAGTCTGTCCAGTGACTCGGGAAATCGTCGCTCGTTCTTCGCGGCGTAG
- a CDS encoding putative proteasome regulatory non-ATP-ase subunit — translation MSSPPPPRNIEEDLHKNEEEDPAPEVDDADIPVDPLLTLLYIRHTLTSPWSSSEERETAKAAMMEEMEKHNMAPYIRLVCEALGVPLDESKLAEMDAINAKKVAAFDARLKDAVDNLGDTEVRDVLQAKCDHYARIGDLEMCMKTNEECAAKTLATGPKLDLYFQRIRLGIAFSDNDIAAKGITDAHRLMKDGDWERRNRLRVYEGIYHVFIRDFQRGSTLLLDSITTFAAGELLTFQDFVFITVVASLPVLSRPELRKRIVYSPEVNRTGVDDVRELVNSIYDCQYNKVFPNLEVVCQHLRKVVYLSPHVSYFFREMRVLIFTQFLDSYSSVTLESMGAAFGIPVPALDSMLCTLISNERIACKVDRVDGSVETYRGDTTNFDYHRIVKSGDLLLNRIQKLSRLVDM, via the coding sequence ATGTCgtccccgccaccgccgcgtaaTATCGAGGAGGACCTCCACAAgaatgaggaggaggatccCGCGCCGGAGGTGGACGATGCCGACATCCCGGTAGACCCGTTGCTCACGCTGCTGTATATCCGTCACACGCTGACTTCGCCGTGGAGCTCCTCCGAGGAGCGAGAGACGGCCAAggcggcgatgatggaggagatggagaagcACAACATGGCACCCTACATCCGCTTAGTCTGCGAGGCTCTCGGGGTCCCGCTTGATGAGTCGAAGCTGGCAGAGATGGACGCCATCAACGCCAAGAAGGTGGCCGCCTTCGACGCGCGGCTGAAGGATGCGGTCGACAACCTCGGTGACACGGAGGTGCGTGATGTGCTACAGGCCAAGTGCGATCACTACGCCCGCATTGGAGACCTCGAGATGTGCATGAAGACGAACGAGGAGTGCGCCGCCAAGACGCTCGCGACAGGCCCGAAGCTGGACCTGTACTTCCAGCGCATTCGTCTCGGCATCGCCTTTTCCGACAACGACATTGCCGCCAAGGGTATCACGGATGCACATCGTCTCATGAAAGACGGCGACTGGGAGCGCCGCAACCGCCTGCGCGTGTACGAGGGCATCTACCATGTGTTTATTCGCGACTTCCAGCGTGggtcgacgctgctgctcgactcCATCACGACGTTTGCGGCTGGCGAGCTGCTGACGTTTCAGGACTTCGTTTTCATTACCGTAGTCGCAAGTCTCCCGGTTCTCAGCCGaccggagctgcgcaagcgtATCGTGTATAGCCCCGAGGTTAACCGCACCGGCGTCGACGATGTGCGGGAGTTGGTGAACTCGATCTACGACTGTCAATACAACAAGGTGTTCCCCAATCTGGAGGTGGTGTGCCAGCATCTGCGCAAGGTCGTCTACCTCTCTCCGCACGTGAGCTACTTCTTCCGCGAGATGCGGGTGCTCATCTTCACGCAGTTCCTGGATTCATACAGCAGTGTCACGCTGGAGTCGATGGGTGCAGCCTTCGGTATTccggtgccggcgctggaCAGCATGTTGTGCACGCTGATCTCCAACGAGCGCATCGCGTGCAAGGTGGACCGCGTCGACGGCAGTGTCGAGACGTACCGCGGCGACACAACGAACTTCGACTACCACCGCATTGTGAAGAGCGGCGACCTGCTACTGAACCGCATTCAGAAGCTCTCTCGTCTGGTGGACATGTAG